A genomic stretch from Ureibacillus composti includes:
- the fliE gene encoding flagellar hook-basal body complex protein FliE — protein MMPTQVTNDTNKLTAPATPFQAQQSFANTLKDAIESVNNQQITSDNLTNKLINGQDVELHEVMIASQKASITLNATIEVRNKVIEAYQEIMRMSV, from the coding sequence ATGATGCCGACACAGGTAACAAACGATACAAATAAATTAACAGCTCCAGCAACACCATTTCAGGCCCAGCAGTCTTTTGCGAATACATTAAAAGATGCGATTGAATCGGTTAATAATCAACAAATCACTTCAGACAATTTAACGAATAAGTTAATAAATGGTCAAGATGTAGAGCTGCATGAGGTAATGATTGCTTCTCAGAAAGCTAGTATTACACTGAATGCAACAATTGAGGTTCGTAACAAGGTGATCGAGGCTTACCAAGAGATTATGCGTATGAGTGTTTAA
- the fliF gene encoding flagellar basal-body MS-ring/collar protein FliF, translated as MNDRLTKVKSDSTQFWQSRTKNQKGALIGTIIGVIALASILTYFFTRTTMVPLFTELSASESGEIAEVLAAQGVPYEIAPGGTNILVPEDQVDTLTVSLASQGYPESGDINNSFFTSNAGFGMTDNEFNVIKLAATQTELANLIKQIDGVKDANVMISMPEEGIFINDAGQEASASIVLDTEPGQKFTEEQIKTLYNLVSKSIPNLSTDNIVITNQYSEYFDLNSQTAGGNSVNTVEGQMQVKKTIERDLQRQVQQMLGTMMGQDKVVVSVTTDIDFKQENREENLVEPVDEENMEGIEISAQRITETYTGQPPTMASGEPEAETGSDNLTNYQETQGNDGDYERVEETINNDVNRIKKEIQESPYKIRDLGIQVMVEPPVPNDATTLSQDVVDDIEQILSTVVSTTIDKEAAGNLTEDQINDKIVVSVQPFYGNDAATAEQTSVIPWWIWVIGGILFVSILLLVIYILRSKKRREVEEEMAIIERQQEEIIVEDINREVETESTVRRKQLEKMAKEKPEDFAKLLRSWIAED; from the coding sequence ATGAACGATCGACTTACAAAGGTTAAATCCGACTCGACACAGTTTTGGCAAAGTCGGACGAAAAATCAAAAAGGTGCGCTAATAGGGACGATCATTGGTGTTATTGCATTAGCTAGTATACTTACTTATTTCTTTACCAGAACAACAATGGTTCCTCTGTTCACTGAGCTATCGGCTTCAGAATCAGGTGAAATTGCCGAAGTATTAGCAGCACAAGGAGTCCCTTATGAGATTGCACCGGGAGGCACAAATATTCTTGTTCCTGAAGATCAAGTTGATACATTAACTGTTTCACTTGCATCACAAGGATATCCTGAATCAGGGGATATTAATAATTCCTTCTTTACGTCTAATGCTGGATTCGGTATGACCGACAATGAATTCAACGTCATTAAATTAGCAGCAACTCAAACAGAATTAGCAAACTTAATTAAGCAAATTGACGGTGTAAAAGATGCGAACGTCATGATTTCGATGCCAGAAGAAGGCATTTTCATCAATGATGCAGGACAAGAGGCAAGTGCATCCATCGTTTTAGATACAGAACCTGGACAAAAGTTCACAGAAGAACAAATTAAAACGTTATACAATCTAGTGTCAAAAAGCATTCCAAATTTAAGCACTGATAATATCGTTATTACAAATCAGTATTCAGAGTATTTTGATTTAAATTCACAAACTGCAGGTGGCAATTCTGTTAATACGGTAGAAGGTCAAATGCAAGTGAAGAAAACAATTGAGCGTGATCTACAACGACAAGTACAACAAATGCTTGGCACGATGATGGGCCAAGATAAGGTTGTTGTTTCGGTCACAACTGATATTGACTTTAAACAAGAAAATCGAGAAGAAAATCTAGTAGAGCCTGTAGATGAGGAAAATATGGAAGGGATCGAGATTAGTGCCCAACGTATTACTGAAACTTATACAGGACAACCTCCTACTATGGCATCTGGTGAACCAGAAGCTGAAACAGGATCAGATAATCTTACAAATTACCAAGAAACACAAGGAAATGATGGAGATTACGAACGCGTTGAAGAAACAATCAACAATGATGTAAACCGAATTAAAAAAGAAATTCAAGAGAGTCCATATAAAATTAGAGATTTAGGCATTCAAGTAATGGTGGAACCACCAGTACCAAATGATGCTACTACCTTATCTCAGGATGTTGTAGATGATATTGAACAGATTTTATCAACTGTAGTCAGTACGACAATTGATAAAGAAGCTGCTGGTAACCTAACAGAAGACCAAATTAACGATAAGATTGTTGTCTCGGTTCAACCATTCTATGGAAATGATGCAGCGACAGCTGAACAAACTTCTGTTATTCCATGGTGGATTTGGGTAATCGGCGGTATTTTATTTGTATCAATTCTCTTACTTGTTATCTATATTTTACGAAGTAAGAAGCGTAGAGAAGTAGAAGAGGAAATGGCGATTATTGAACGTCAGCAAGAAGAAATTATTGTTGAAGATATAAATCGTGAAGTAGAAACAGAAAGTACAGTTCGTCGTAAACAGCTAGAAAAAATGGCTAAGGAAAAACCAGAAGACTTTGCAAAATTACTGCGTAGTTGGATTGCTGAAGATTAA
- the fliG gene encoding flagellar motor switch protein FliG produces MSRKEKELTGKQKAALLLISLGPEVSASVYKHLNEEEIERLTLEISSVKKVEPGVKEDIIEEFHHIALAQDYISQGGIGYAKTILEKALGAEQAQAIINRLTSSLQVRPFDFARKADPAQIFNFIQNEHPQTIALILSYLDPAQAGVILSSLPQEVQADIAKRIAVMDSTSPEVISEIEAVLERKLSSTVTQDYTETGGVDAVVEVLNGVDRQTEKTILDALEIQDPELAEEIKKRMFVFEDIVTLDNRSIQRVIRDCENEDLLLSMKISSEEVKEIIFRNMSGRMADTFREEMEIMGPVRLRDVEEAQTRIVAVIRRLEDAGEIIIARGGGDDVIV; encoded by the coding sequence TTGTCCAGAAAAGAAAAAGAGTTAACGGGAAAGCAAAAAGCAGCTCTATTATTAATTTCTTTAGGACCTGAAGTTTCTGCTTCTGTATACAAACACTTAAATGAAGAAGAAATAGAACGTCTAACATTAGAAATTTCAAGTGTAAAAAAAGTGGAACCTGGTGTGAAAGAAGACATTATTGAAGAGTTTCATCATATCGCATTAGCCCAAGATTATATTTCGCAGGGCGGTATTGGGTACGCGAAAACAATTTTAGAAAAAGCATTAGGGGCTGAACAAGCACAAGCTATTATTAATAGATTAACTTCATCGTTACAGGTACGCCCATTTGACTTTGCTAGAAAAGCGGACCCAGCACAAATTTTTAATTTTATCCAAAATGAACATCCACAAACGATTGCACTTATTTTATCTTATTTAGATCCTGCACAAGCGGGTGTGATTTTATCGTCATTACCACAAGAAGTACAAGCAGATATTGCTAAGCGTATTGCAGTTATGGATTCTACATCACCTGAAGTGATTAGTGAAATTGAAGCAGTGCTAGAACGAAAACTCTCATCAACTGTTACGCAAGATTACACTGAAACGGGTGGAGTAGATGCAGTTGTTGAAGTGTTGAATGGTGTTGACCGTCAAACGGAGAAAACAATTCTCGATGCGCTTGAAATTCAAGACCCTGAGCTTGCGGAAGAAATTAAAAAACGCATGTTTGTATTCGAAGATATTGTTACGCTTGATAACCGTTCGATTCAACGAGTTATTCGTGACTGTGAAAATGAAGATTTATTGCTTTCAATGAAAATAAGTAGTGAAGAAGTAAAAGAGATTATTTTCCGAAATATGTCTGGGCGTATGGCAGACACATTTAGAGAAGAAATGGAGATTATGGGGCCTGTTCGTCTTCGCGATGTGGAAGAAGCACAAACAAGAATTGTTGCAGTCATCCGTCGTTTAGAAGATGCGGGTGAAATCATCATCGCACGTGGCGGAGGAGATGACGTCATTGTCTAG
- the fliH gene encoding flagellar assembly protein FliH, translating into MSRLIRSIKSEQQEQHSVNIQIRDLFTKTFDGEEEEQQQHAEPQISLEEIYAERDQLLFDAGLQIETQRQEFEQYRHEQLEQIEQLKMLWEEEKLVLQQQAYEQGFGQGYEEGINKANADMAESLKVANETIEHSLENARKYIEDQEHVILDLALAASQKIIGASLDRQDELFVSIIKQGLKEAREMKEVKIYISPKYYELITSYRDELVEMFPIDVPFLIFVNEDLNDTESYIETNHGRIVVSIDSQLNELRLKLHEILDSKE; encoded by the coding sequence TTGTCTAGATTAATCCGTTCCATTAAATCTGAACAACAAGAACAACATTCCGTAAATATTCAAATTCGTGATCTCTTCACCAAAACGTTTGATGGTGAGGAGGAAGAACAACAACAGCACGCTGAACCTCAGATTTCATTAGAGGAGATATATGCAGAACGAGACCAACTCCTTTTTGACGCAGGGCTTCAAATAGAAACACAAAGACAGGAATTTGAACAATATCGGCATGAGCAGCTCGAACAAATCGAACAACTTAAAATGCTTTGGGAAGAAGAGAAACTTGTTTTACAACAACAAGCATATGAACAAGGATTCGGGCAAGGTTATGAAGAGGGCATCAATAAAGCAAATGCTGATATGGCAGAAAGCTTAAAAGTGGCAAATGAGACAATTGAACACTCGCTTGAAAATGCGCGGAAGTACATTGAAGATCAAGAACATGTCATTTTAGACTTAGCATTAGCAGCTTCGCAAAAGATTATAGGCGCTTCACTTGATCGACAGGACGAATTGTTTGTTTCGATTATAAAACAGGGCTTAAAAGAAGCACGTGAAATGAAAGAAGTTAAAATATATATTTCGCCTAAGTACTATGAGTTAATAACAAGTTATCGTGATGAATTAGTGGAGATGTTTCCGATAGATGTTCCATTCCTCATTTTCGTTAATGAGGATTTGAACGATACGGAAAGCTATATTGAAACGAATCATGGAAGGATCGTAGTCTCCATCGATAGTCAATTAAACGAATTACGATTAAAGCTTCATGAAATTTTAGATAGTAAGGAATGA
- the fliI gene encoding flagellar protein export ATPase FliI: MLAAQLMNHIQGIETFKKFGKVTRVVGLMIESQGPESSIGDVCKIHVNSPKNGHQIILAEVVGFNDENVVLMPFTSLREISIGCLVEGTGSPLEVKVGPELIGKVLDSMGNPIDGSTLPKGLVTVPTENDPPNPFTRPPINDQIEVGVKAIDGMLTVGTGQRVGIFAGSGVGKSTLLGMIARNTRADLNVIALIGERGREVREFIERDLGPEGLSRSIVVAATGDQPALMRIKGAFTATAIAEYFRDRGLNVMLMMDSVTRVAMAQREIGLATGEPPAQKGYTPSVFAILPKLLERTGTNLKGSITAFYTVLVDGDDMNEPIADTVRGILDGHIVLDRTLANKGQYPAINVLKSVSRLMNHISSNEHVRAAERLRELYYTYSKSEDLINIGAYKRGTSKEIDESIQYEPLITSFLKQGFRDKVTLEDTVNELIALSNGGRK; the protein is encoded by the coding sequence ATGCTTGCTGCTCAATTAATGAATCACATTCAGGGTATCGAAACATTTAAAAAGTTCGGTAAAGTAACGCGAGTTGTCGGCTTAATGATTGAGTCACAAGGTCCTGAAAGTTCCATCGGTGATGTTTGTAAAATTCATGTCAATTCACCGAAAAACGGCCACCAAATTATTTTAGCTGAAGTGGTTGGATTTAATGATGAAAATGTGGTGTTAATGCCATTTACGTCCCTTCGTGAAATTTCCATCGGATGTTTAGTTGAAGGAACAGGTTCACCGCTTGAAGTGAAAGTAGGCCCTGAGCTCATTGGTAAAGTACTAGATTCAATGGGGAATCCCATTGACGGCTCAACCCTTCCAAAAGGACTTGTAACTGTGCCAACTGAAAATGATCCGCCAAACCCATTTACTCGACCACCTATTAATGACCAAATTGAAGTGGGTGTCAAAGCCATAGATGGGATGCTAACCGTTGGGACAGGTCAACGTGTCGGGATCTTTGCTGGTTCCGGTGTTGGTAAAAGTACTCTCCTTGGAATGATCGCACGAAATACGAGAGCAGACTTAAACGTCATTGCACTAATTGGAGAACGTGGTCGTGAAGTACGGGAATTCATTGAACGTGATTTAGGTCCAGAAGGGCTTAGTCGTTCGATTGTTGTGGCTGCAACAGGAGACCAACCTGCACTTATGCGGATTAAAGGTGCCTTCACGGCAACAGCAATTGCAGAATACTTCCGAGACCGTGGATTAAATGTCATGTTAATGATGGATTCGGTAACACGTGTTGCCATGGCCCAACGCGAAATTGGATTAGCAACAGGTGAACCTCCTGCACAAAAAGGGTACACCCCTTCTGTATTTGCAATCTTACCCAAACTACTTGAACGGACTGGGACAAACTTAAAAGGTTCCATCACAGCCTTTTATACAGTACTTGTAGATGGTGATGATATGAATGAACCGATTGCTGATACAGTCCGAGGTATATTAGATGGACACATTGTGCTAGACCGAACGCTTGCAAATAAAGGACAATATCCAGCAATCAACGTGTTAAAAAGTGTCAGCCGACTAATGAATCATATTTCATCAAATGAACATGTCCGTGCTGCGGAAAGGTTACGAGAACTTTACTATACCTACTCCAAATCAGAAGACTTAATTAACATTGGTGCGTATAAACGAGGGACTTCGAAAGAAATCGATGAATCCATTCAATACGAGCCATTAATTACAAGCTTCTTAAAACAAGGTTTTAGAGACAAAGTGACATTAGAAGATACGGTCAATGAATTAATCGCATTATCGAATGGTGGTAGAAAATAA
- the fliJ gene encoding flagellar export protein FliJ, whose translation MVQYTYRFEKILTIREQEKQQTEMAYKESVRTFEEFANRLYELLKKKEDLITYQNDRLASGSTVDEIHHYAKFIDSLEHSITDMQQKVMQARAKMNWHEQKLVEKNLEVRKFEKMREKDFQAFKVEQDRLEMVQLDELSSLMYSKKEFR comes from the coding sequence ATGGTTCAGTACACATATCGATTTGAAAAAATACTAACGATTCGAGAACAAGAAAAACAACAAACAGAAATGGCCTATAAAGAATCAGTTCGTACATTTGAAGAATTCGCAAATAGATTATATGAACTATTAAAGAAGAAGGAAGACCTTATTACCTATCAAAATGATCGTTTAGCATCTGGTTCGACAGTAGATGAAATTCATCATTATGCAAAATTTATAGACAGCCTTGAGCATTCAATAACAGATATGCAACAAAAGGTGATGCAAGCTCGCGCAAAAATGAATTGGCATGAACAAAAATTAGTAGAAAAAAACTTGGAAGTACGTAAGTTTGAGAAAATGCGTGAAAAAGACTTTCAAGCATTTAAGGTAGAACAAGATCGTTTAGAAATGGTGCAATTAGACGAGTTATCTTCCCTTATGTACAGTAAGAAAGAATTCAGGTGA
- a CDS encoding MotE family protein, translated as MANRINNNQQKFEHIEEEKSPGVFQKFFFWVLIPLLFVIAILLVVAQFTGTNVFEKAMNVTNTISSKEKTSEENANQSQKIVNLQAEIKEKEAEIDKLQVEMEDLKAKNHDAEVEKEQLQFRIDELQRSNQNSQKEFDEILSTYEEMSAKSVAPIITELSDDQAVRILSNLKPDKLAEVFSKMNPADAARYTELLSN; from the coding sequence ATGGCAAACCGTATAAATAATAATCAACAAAAGTTCGAGCACATCGAAGAAGAAAAATCACCAGGGGTATTTCAGAAGTTCTTCTTTTGGGTCCTTATTCCTCTTTTATTTGTCATTGCAATTCTGTTAGTTGTTGCTCAATTTACAGGAACGAATGTTTTTGAAAAGGCGATGAATGTCACAAATACCATTTCGTCTAAAGAAAAAACATCGGAAGAAAACGCTAATCAAAGTCAAAAAATTGTTAATCTTCAAGCAGAAATTAAAGAAAAAGAAGCAGAAATCGATAAATTGCAAGTAGAAATGGAAGATTTAAAGGCAAAAAATCATGACGCAGAAGTTGAAAAAGAACAACTGCAATTCCGGATTGATGAATTACAAAGGTCAAACCAAAATTCTCAAAAAGAATTCGATGAAATCTTATCGACCTACGAAGAAATGTCAGCTAAAAGTGTTGCGCCAATTATCACTGAGTTAAGTGACGACCAAGCAGTTCGTATTTTATCTAATTTAAAGCCGGATAAGTTAGCAGAAGTCTTCTCCAAAATGAATCCAGCTGATGCAGCTCGATACACTGAGCTTTTATCAAATTAA
- a CDS encoding flagellar hook-length control protein FliK produces MNIGIMQLSNVSMPAKVNSIMSTKTQAMTKKTEGFEDVFNKLVASKETTHSTETTSNSPEEVDVEQLGEVLETDSMEELLDLLGISHDDGLLMIQAGEEGQAVAVDEMMNMDDLLAVFNMNPQQLMGTLQQFIGSEQQPVVTDIWSLIGLVNEQAPKVISQLTAALQGEHNVTPKEAKQFLEFLKLAQVVGKNTDLLGDQPLQLAQLKDLFQNLVSEVQTTQSTQTVQTAGKVAIQGFQQVVQQVVKQTETQADTVNDSVNQSTTTTTATTKTITITLPTTEKSVASESLVKEIQSLLNRSQIAKSQGTMKLLLKLNPENLGSIRIELLQKDGVLSARLLASTSTGKELLDSQLNQLKSAFAQANIQMDRIDIAQSLQQTDHNFRDQNMFGNLFKQQQEQEETEPKEKDDEEAISFSEFLKNEEV; encoded by the coding sequence ATGAATATCGGAATAATGCAATTGTCGAACGTAAGTATGCCAGCAAAAGTGAATTCAATTATGTCAACAAAAACTCAAGCCATGACTAAAAAGACAGAAGGATTTGAAGATGTATTTAATAAGTTAGTAGCTTCAAAGGAAACGACCCATTCAACTGAAACCACGAGCAACTCTCCAGAAGAGGTAGATGTAGAGCAATTAGGAGAAGTGTTAGAGACAGATTCAATGGAAGAATTGTTGGATCTACTTGGAATCTCACATGATGATGGGTTACTCATGATTCAGGCAGGTGAAGAAGGACAAGCAGTTGCAGTAGATGAAATGATGAATATGGACGACTTACTAGCAGTGTTCAACATGAATCCTCAGCAATTGATGGGAACACTTCAGCAATTCATAGGCAGTGAGCAACAACCTGTTGTAACAGATATTTGGTCGTTGATTGGCTTAGTGAACGAACAAGCACCCAAAGTCATTAGTCAACTAACTGCTGCACTTCAAGGTGAGCACAATGTAACTCCAAAGGAAGCAAAACAATTTCTAGAATTTTTAAAGTTAGCACAAGTAGTTGGAAAGAATACAGATTTACTTGGTGATCAACCGCTTCAGTTAGCTCAGTTAAAAGATTTGTTCCAAAACTTGGTTTCTGAAGTTCAAACAACACAATCAACTCAAACAGTACAAACTGCTGGAAAAGTGGCAATTCAAGGATTCCAACAAGTTGTACAACAAGTCGTAAAACAAACGGAAACTCAGGCGGATACGGTAAACGATTCAGTTAACCAATCAACGACGACAACAACAGCTACAACTAAAACAATCACGATTACTTTACCAACTACTGAAAAATCAGTTGCGTCAGAATCTCTAGTAAAAGAAATACAAAGTCTGTTGAATCGAAGTCAGATTGCTAAATCACAAGGAACAATGAAGCTATTACTTAAGTTGAACCCTGAAAATCTAGGCTCCATTCGAATTGAATTATTACAAAAAGACGGTGTATTATCGGCTCGTTTACTTGCTTCCACTTCAACAGGTAAAGAGTTATTAGATAGTCAACTAAATCAATTGAAATCCGCTTTTGCGCAAGCCAATATTCAAATGGATCGAATTGATATCGCACAAAGTCTACAACAGACAGACCATAATTTCCGTGACCAAAATATGTTTGGTAACTTATTTAAGCAACAACAAGAACAAGAAGAAACAGAGCCAAAAGAAAAAGATGATGAAGAAGCAATTTCATTTAGTGAATTTCTAAAAAATGAGGAAGTGTAA
- the flgD gene encoding flagellar hook assembly protein FlgD encodes MANTNGISTDYYLSSYQAPQRQTGSSALGKDAFLQILITQLQNQDPTQPMDDKQFISQMAQFSSLEQMQNVASGIKDLLESQQQSQLMNYTSFIGKEVKWLEMTEDKEGNSTVNEGTGVINELKFVDGQPVFILEDGKEITPGNISSILNKSSSTISENPLVTASNLIGKTIQYDNNGEMLQAIIESVSTNNTVIEYILNNGSRMTKDQFELVK; translated from the coding sequence ATGGCTAATACGAATGGGATTTCAACTGATTATTATTTATCAAGTTATCAGGCACCACAGCGTCAAACAGGTAGCAGTGCGTTGGGGAAAGATGCTTTCTTGCAAATCTTAATCACACAATTACAAAATCAAGATCCCACACAACCAATGGATGACAAACAATTTATTTCGCAGATGGCTCAATTCTCTTCTTTAGAGCAAATGCAAAATGTCGCTTCTGGTATAAAGGACTTACTCGAATCTCAGCAACAATCTCAGCTAATGAACTATACATCATTTATTGGTAAAGAAGTAAAGTGGCTTGAAATGACGGAAGATAAGGAAGGCAACTCAACTGTTAATGAAGGAACTGGTGTTATTAATGAGTTGAAGTTTGTTGATGGTCAACCTGTTTTCATACTAGAAGATGGAAAGGAAATTACACCAGGTAATATTTCTTCAATATTAAATAAATCATCTTCTACTATTTCTGAAAATCCACTTGTGACAGCAAGTAATTTAATTGGTAAGACGATTCAGTACGACAACAATGGTGAAATGTTACAAGCGATAATTGAATCTGTTTCTACTAACAATACAGTGATTGAATACATATTAAATAATGGTTCACGAATGACGAAGGATCAATTCGAATTAGTAAAATAA
- the flgG gene encoding flagellar basal body rod protein FlgG — protein MLRSMYSGISGLKNFQTKLDVIGNNISNVNTYGFKKGRVVFKDLISQTTAGATGPSATRGGVNPKQVGLGSQIAAIDTVATAGSLQTTGRVLDLAVSGDGYFRVAPGNSLSNISYTRAGNFYIDAEGDLVTADGMYLLSTSGGKINVPTTSQSMSIGQDGSVNIVSENGSLSSSQKISLAKFPNSEGLEKVGSNYFKESPASGEPNNNVIPQAAGKGSIQSGFLEMSNVDLSEEFTEMIVAQRGFQANSRIITTSDEILQELVNLKR, from the coding sequence ATGTTACGTTCAATGTACTCAGGTATTTCTGGTTTAAAAAACTTCCAAACAAAATTAGATGTAATCGGGAACAACATCTCAAATGTGAATACATATGGGTTCAAAAAAGGTCGCGTAGTATTTAAAGATTTAATTTCCCAAACAACTGCAGGAGCAACTGGGCCATCTGCAACTCGTGGTGGTGTAAATCCAAAACAAGTAGGTCTAGGGTCACAAATCGCTGCAATTGATACAGTTGCAACAGCGGGTTCTTTACAAACGACTGGGCGAGTACTAGATTTAGCCGTTTCAGGTGATGGTTATTTCCGAGTGGCTCCAGGAAATTCACTATCCAATATCTCTTATACAAGAGCTGGTAATTTCTATATCGATGCAGAAGGTGATTTAGTAACTGCTGATGGAATGTACTTGCTAAGTACAAGTGGAGGGAAGATTAATGTACCTACAACTTCTCAAAGTATGTCAATTGGTCAAGATGGAAGTGTAAATATCGTTTCAGAAAATGGTAGTTTAAGTTCATCTCAAAAAATCAGTTTAGCGAAATTCCCTAATAGTGAAGGTTTAGAAAAAGTAGGTTCGAATTATTTCAAGGAGTCACCTGCATCAGGTGAACCAAATAATAATGTTATACCACAAGCAGCAGGTAAAGGTTCGATCCAATCTGGATTCTTAGAAATGTCTAACGTAGACCTTTCGGAAGAATTTACTGAAATGATCGTTGCGCAACGTGGTTTCCAAGCAAACTCTCGTATTATTACAACATCCGATGAAATTCTTCAAGAGCTTGTTAATTTGAAACGATAA
- a CDS encoding flagellar FlbD family protein: MIELTRLNGKPFSLNALYIETVEAFPDTTITLTTGRKFIVLESEEEVRKRVMSFYRTIQVLSNPHLRGDLDEK; this comes from the coding sequence ATGATTGAACTTACACGGTTAAATGGGAAACCTTTTTCATTAAACGCACTATACATAGAAACAGTTGAGGCATTTCCTGATACGACCATTACGCTGACGACTGGGCGTAAATTTATTGTATTAGAATCTGAAGAAGAAGTGCGAAAAAGAGTGATGAGTTTCTACAGAACGATTCAGGTTTTATCGAACCCGCACTTAAGAGGTGATCTAGATGAAAAATAA